A segment of the Panacibacter ginsenosidivorans genome:
ACATTTTTGGGCAACAAAACAAATATCTGGTGATTGCTGCTAAGGTTTCCCCATTCTGTTGAGTAACCAAAATTATCAGGGTTTGTTTTAAAAGATTCATAGGAAATAAACACACCCATGTTCATATCACTGTTAAGTGGTGCATCTCCAATAATGCCACTTACTTTTAGTAATACTGAATTATCTATTTTGATAAACTTACCTACAGCATTTTTATAATCGCCAAAATATTTCTGTGCATTTTTTTTCGTAAGCACTACATTACCGGGATCTTTTAAAGTAGCTGCATTTCCACTGATCCATTTTGCACTAAACATATCAAAATAAGCAGGCACCGTAAATGAAATCTTGTTGTCTTCAATAAACTTCTTACTTGCTGCCACATCTGAGTTGGCATCTGTTCCTAAAACTGTAACCTGGTTGCCTGATGAGATAACCAAGGGCACAATTTTTTCAAGCTGGGGAAAATCAGTTTTTAATGCATCGTAAGCCGGACAAGGAATACCGGGGTTGCGGGCAATGCTTCCATCTGTATGCTTTTCGGTGCTAACTATTCGGTAAATACGATCATAATTATTTTGAAACGTATCATAACTAAGTTCGAATTGTACAACAACAAATATCAACAGGCATGCCGCAATACCGGCAGCAAGTCCACTGCTGTTAATTGCAGTATATGTTTTGTTACGTAGTAAGGTGCGCCATGCTGTTTTTATGTAGTTCCGAACCATATTACCCTTTTTAAATTTGACACAATTAGTCTATAAATTAAGATGAATAATATGCCAATTACATATCAGTTGGTTTGCAATAAGTTAGATAACCTTATATTTTCAGGGTGTCCGCTTTCGATACAACTTTTGTTCAGTATTGATACAATACGTTTTACCTGCTGATCAAACCCTTTTTGAAAATATTTTGTAATGAATAAAACGATACATATTAACAGCATAAAATGGCCGGCAATGGGTTTATAAAAACAATGCAGCCGTTACGACTGCATTGTTTTTATAGTAAATACTAAGCAATTCAAAAAAACGGTCCTTGTTATTTAAAATTAACATTAACATGGCCGCTGCCTGCATGAACGCTTACTTCTGTACCACCACCATTCATTTTACCGGTAATGCTGTTATCATCAGTATCACCGCTAAAATTATTCATCGGGTTAACTTTTACCCTGTTTCCATGAAGGTTGAGATCGATGCCTTTGTTAGCAGGTAACGTAATATCAATGCTTCCACCGGAGTTACTAACTTTTACATACTGTCCTAATTCTGTTACCTCAATATCCATGCTGCCACCACTTGTAGATGTTTCAAGTGTACCGCGAATATTTGAAAGATGCACACTGCCACCACTTGTAGATGCAGACAGCTTTCCTTTAACATTATCAGCATCAATTCTGCCACCACTTGTAGATGCATCAATAGTGCCATCAAGTGCAGAAAGATGAACAGAGCCGCCACTTGTAGATAATTCAATGTTTCCTTTGCAATTATCTGCATTAATAGAACCACCACTTGTAGCAAGATCAATATTATCTGAGCAATTAGAAACGGTAATGCTGCCGCCACTTGTTTTGCCATCGATCTTGCCGCTTACCTTATCAACTTTCAAACTACCACCGCTTGTTCTGAAAACCTGCGTTCCCATAAGATCGCTAAGTTTAATGCTGCCGCCACTGGTATTAAGATCTGTTGAAACATTAGACGGTACATAAATTTTAAAAGAAATACTTAGTGATCTTTTCCAATCCCAGTTGTCTCTTTTATTTTTTGCTGTTGCAGTAAGTGTATTACCCGCAACATTGATCTTTACCACATAATCTTCTTCCAGTCTTTTTTTAATTTCATCTTTTGAAAGCGTATTGAGGCCGTTGTTGGCATTAACATACATTTCAATCCTGGCTTCACTTTGCGATGAACCCATTACTGCAATGCTGCCGCCACTTGTTTCTACATTGGCCTGTTTAATAGTTTCGCTGCTTAATGACTGTGTGAGATAAGGTTCTTTATTGTCTTGTGCATTTACCGTGATGGCTGTACTTGTTGCAGCCAAAAAAAAGAAAAATAACTTTTTCATGTTTGTGATTTTTTTTTGTGCGATTATTTTTTTTGACGAGCTGTTTATCATAAACTCATCTTCGTTGTGTCACTCACTTGTACACTTTATTATCTGGTCAGCAGTAAGCAACAGGTTTTAAATGGAACGTGTGTTATCCGTTAAGGTTACAGGAGATTCAAAAAATATTTTTTATTTATCCTTCATCTCCTTCTCCTAAAGGAGCAGGAGCGGTTCTGTATATCTTTATTGAACATTATATCCTCCACTTCATCTTATATCCCTAATTAGCAACGATAATGTTTTGCATGCTTGCTAAATACTTATATTGATTGATATAACTGCTCAATAAATCTCATCAGTACAAGTGTGCGACGCAACGGAGATGCCCCCATCCCCTAAAGGGGGGCAAATAAAATCTCTTCTTCACTCAATCCCCCTTTAGGGGTTAGGGGCTTTTATTCCGTTCTCAAACTTCTTACAGGATTAGCAACTGCAGCTTTTATTGCCTGGTAACTTACTGTGATAATTGCGATGACAATGGATAATATTGCAGCCATTGCAAACACCCACCATTCGATTGTTACACGATAATTATAATCCTGTAACCACGCATTCATGGCCCACCAGGAGATAGGCGCTGCAATGATGAAAGAAACTATAACCAGCTTTAGAAAATCTTTGGAGAGCAATGTGGCAATGCCTGCAACAGAAGCACCCAACACTTTGCGCACACCAATTTCCTTAATGCGATTCTCAGCCATATAGGTAGCAAGGCCAAACAAACCAAGACAGGAAATGAAAATGGTAAGCCCTGCAAACAAAGCTGCTAATGTGCCCTGGCGCTGTTCATCTTCAAATTTCTGTGCGTATTCTTCATCAACAAATTTGTATTCAAAAGGATATTCTGTATTGTATTTTTTGAAAATAGCTTCTGCTTTTTTCAGGCTCTCACCTGTTGCAACATTACTGTTGAGTTTTATAAGTATAGTTTGAAACCACGCTTTAGACCCTGCAATGAGCATAGGCCTTGTTGGTTCATAGGGTGAGGTAAGAATAAAATCTTTTATTACACCTACAATATGCCATTCCGTTCCATTGTCTTTTACGATCTTACCAATGGGATCTTTGAACTTCATTACTTTCAATGCAGATTCATTAATGATCATTCCGGTTGAATCTGTGGGAAATTTAGTAAGATCAAAATCACGGCCCTGCACAAAAGTTAAACCTGCTGTTTTACCCAATCCTTCATCTTCATTGTAACGGTAAAAATCTGTTTTATCATTTGGGTCTTTGCCTTCCCACTCCTGGCCCCATCCATCACTCCAGCTTTGTGTAAGTGGGGCACTTGTTTTTGTTACAGAAGAGGCAGCGCCTGAATTAAGCAATTCATTTTTTATAAGGGTGTAATTTTTTTCTATATCCCCGGTAAAAAGATGATAGATCAGATTATTCTTATTATAACCGGTTTCCCTGTTCTGCGCATAATCTATCTGTTGCTTTACAATGATGGTGCAAATGATAAGTATGATCGCAAACGTAAACTGTAATACCACCAACACCTTGCGGGGTGTAACCAATGCATTTGCTTTTTTGAATGTTCCTTTCAACACTTTAACGGGTTTAAAAGAAGAAAGGAAAAATGCAGGATAACTACCGGCAAGTACACCCGTAAAAATAATAAACCCAAGTGCTGCTAACCAGAAATAAATATTACCATATTCAATAGCAAGATGTTTATCTGTAAGACTGTTAAATGCAGGCAAAGAAATTTGTACAAGTATTACTGCAAGTATACCTGCAAGAAAAGAAAGTAAAATAGATTCTCCTATGAACTGACCGATGAGGCTTCCTTTATTTGCGCCTACTACTTTTCTTATGCCAACTTCTTTTGCACGTTTTTCACTGCGTGCCGTACTAAGGTTCATGAAGTTTATACAGGCAATCAGTAAAATAAATGCTGCAATAATGCCAAACAATTTTACAAATTCTATTCGCCCCCCACCATCTTCTTTTCCATTTGTAAAGCTTGAATATAAACGCCATTTACTCATAGGATAAATAAACATTTCCCATTTTGGTTCATCCTTTTCATACTTTGGTTTCAGTACTTTCAGTTTTGCATTGGCAGATGCTTCAGATGCATGCGGTTTAAGCAATACATAGGTGCGTGTGCTATTGTTGCCCCAATATTCATCATCATCTCCGAGAAAGCGTTTATAAGACCATGGCAATAAATATTCAAAATCAAACCTGGTATCAAGCGGCAAATCTTTTACAACGCCGGTTACGGTAAAACTTTCTTTATTATCTATCTTGATCACTTTGCCCATCGGGTCTTCATTACCGTAAATTTTTCTGGCAAGTGTTTCTGTAAGCACAATGGAATGCATATCTTTTAATACAGTTGTAGCATTGCCTTTTACCAGCGGAAAACTAAACACCTGCAGAAAATTAGAATCAACAATATTGCCTCCAACAGTTAATCTTTTTTCGCCAATGCTAAAGAGATGATTCTGTTTCCAGTCAACTCTTACAGCCTGTTCTACTTCGGGCAGATCACGTTCCAACGTTCTTGCCAATACTTTTGGTGTAGTGTTCCAGCATTGCAGTTTGCCACTAAATTCTGCACGGTTCCACGCTTCATAAATACGGTCTTTCTTTTCATGAAACTGATCATAACTAACCTCGCTTTGTATCCACATCAAAATAAGCATAGCGCTTGCCATACCCACAGCAAGGCCCAATATATTTATTACTGAGAAACCTTTATTACGTAAAAGATTCCTGTAAGCTATTTTGAAAAAATTTTTGATCATAAAAAGAAAGTTATAAGTAATAAGTTATGTGCGTGTATATTTTGGGGGCCGGGCATTTGATCAACATGGCATCGCCTGTTGCGTCGCACACTTTTACGTTTAGAGCTTTGTTAAGCAAGCTTCGAACAAAACATAAAAGCTCAAAGCTCGCAGCTAATTGCTCAAACCTATCTCTCAGTGCAAGTGTGCGACGCAACGAAAGCTCAATAGTATTACCGAAAGCCAGGGCTCATAAAAAAATTATAGCAACTCAGTAATACGCACAGATATCATTTGTAATGGTGTGATATCTTCATCTAAAGATTCTTTGTTGTAACCTGAATGCTCAAACATTTTACCTGGTGACGTTGATTCCAACACCGCCGGCTTACTTGCTTCACAGCAAACCACACTGCTGCAACAAACATACAATGTAAGCAATAACATTGCTCTTACGATATGGATGGATATGCTTTTCATAAACAGTGTGGTTTTATTGTTTGGAAGTGTATGATCAAATAAGAATGTTTTCCGTAACGGTTTGCCCGTCAAGCATGCGTACAATGCGGTGACTGTAACGTGCATCATGCTCACTGTGTGTAACCATTACGATAGTGGTACCCTGTTCATTCAACTCTGTAAGCAACTGCATTACTTCATTACCGTTTGATGAATCAAGATTACCGGTAGGCTCATCCGCAAGAATTAATTTTGGATTATTTACTACTGCTCTTGCTACTGCCACACGCTGTTGCTGACCACCTGAAAGCTGCTGTGGGTAGTGGTTACGGCGGTGCATGATCTGTACTTTATCTAAAACTGCTTCTACGCGTTTCTTTCTTTCTGCAGGTTTAATGCCGGTGTAGATCAATGGCAATTCTACATTTTCAAACACAGTCAGTTCATCAATAAGATTAAAGCTCTGGAACACAAAACCAATATTGTGTTTACGCAGATCGGCACGTTTGCGTTCGTTGAACTTTGCTACTTCAATGCCATTGAAGATAAAGCTACCTGCATCGGGATCATCCAGTAATCCAAGAATATTAAGCAGCGTAGATTTGCCGCAACCAGAAGGACCCATTACTGCAACAAATTCTCCTTCTTTTACTTCAACAGTTAGTTTGTTTAAGGCAACAGTTTCTACTTCTTCTGTGCGATATACTTTTTCGAGGTCGGTAATTTTTATCATGACCGGTTGATTTATTTTAGTTATTGTGTTACGTTTATAATGATGATTTGTTACTTGCCTTTTAAAACTAATTCCTGCATGGTGCCATAATTCTCGTAGCTGCTGGTTACTACTTTATCTCCCGGCTCCAAACCACTGAGCACTTCATAGTAGTCAGGATTCTGATTACCCAGTTGTATATCTACTTTATACGCCGTGCTGCCATCCTTACTTACTTTAAAGATCCAGTTGCCGCCTGTTTGCTGGTAAAAGCCGCCTTTAGCCAGTAACAGGGATTGTCTTTCATCGCTCAGTGCCAATAATATCTGCAGTGTTTGTCCGCGGCGAATACCATCCGGCACTTTACCGGTAAATATCATATCTACCTGGAAACGGCCATTCACTACCTGCGTATATACTTTCTTTATGATCAGTTCATATGTTTTACCGGCGAAATCGAAGTGACCTTTCAGACCTGCGTAAATACGGGAAATGTAATGTTCATCTACGTCTACACGCACTTTGTAACCACCCACTACATCCAGCTGGCCAAGTCTTTCGCCTTTGTTTTTATTTTGACCAACCTCTGCATCAAGTGATGTAAGTTGTCCGTCAACCGGTGCACGCACTATCAGGTCTCCTACTTTTTCACGCATTACAGCCAATGCATTTTGAGAGCCTTCATAAGATTGCTGTGCCTGTGTTAACTGTTGCTGATTGGAAACTGAATCCTGTTTCAGTATCTGCTCAGTAAGCTTCTTTTTTTGCAGGTAATAATTGTAATCATTTTCTGCTTTCTTGTATTCCTGCGAGCCGATTGCTTTCTGATCGTACAGGTGTTTATCCA
Coding sequences within it:
- a CDS encoding ABC transporter permease; translation: MIKNFFKIAYRNLLRNKGFSVINILGLAVGMASAMLILMWIQSEVSYDQFHEKKDRIYEAWNRAEFSGKLQCWNTTPKVLARTLERDLPEVEQAVRVDWKQNHLFSIGEKRLTVGGNIVDSNFLQVFSFPLVKGNATTVLKDMHSIVLTETLARKIYGNEDPMGKVIKIDNKESFTVTGVVKDLPLDTRFDFEYLLPWSYKRFLGDDDEYWGNNSTRTYVLLKPHASEASANAKLKVLKPKYEKDEPKWEMFIYPMSKWRLYSSFTNGKEDGGGRIEFVKLFGIIAAFILLIACINFMNLSTARSEKRAKEVGIRKVVGANKGSLIGQFIGESILLSFLAGILAVILVQISLPAFNSLTDKHLAIEYGNIYFWLAALGFIIFTGVLAGSYPAFFLSSFKPVKVLKGTFKKANALVTPRKVLVVLQFTFAIILIICTIIVKQQIDYAQNRETGYNKNNLIYHLFTGDIEKNYTLIKNELLNSGAASSVTKTSAPLTQSWSDGWGQEWEGKDPNDKTDFYRYNEDEGLGKTAGLTFVQGRDFDLTKFPTDSTGMIINESALKVMKFKDPIGKIVKDNGTEWHIVGVIKDFILTSPYEPTRPMLIAGSKAWFQTILIKLNSNVATGESLKKAEAIFKKYNTEYPFEYKFVDEEYAQKFEDEQRQGTLAALFAGLTIFISCLGLFGLATYMAENRIKEIGVRKVLGASVAGIATLLSKDFLKLVIVSFIIAAPISWWAMNAWLQDYNYRVTIEWWVFAMAAILSIVIAIITVSYQAIKAAVANPVRSLRTE
- a CDS encoding ABC transporter ATP-binding protein, with the protein product MIKITDLEKVYRTEEVETVALNKLTVEVKEGEFVAVMGPSGCGKSTLLNILGLLDDPDAGSFIFNGIEVAKFNERKRADLRKHNIGFVFQSFNLIDELTVFENVELPLIYTGIKPAERKKRVEAVLDKVQIMHRRNHYPQQLSGGQQQRVAVARAVVNNPKLILADEPTGNLDSSNGNEVMQLLTELNEQGTTIVMVTHSEHDARYSHRIVRMLDGQTVTENILI
- a CDS encoding efflux RND transporter periplasmic adaptor subunit, which encodes MDRVIEKKTWTKKRILTIVGIAALAGLIIASYYYTSGGSKLNVDTERITISEVKKGVFQETIPVNGIVLPETTIYLDAVEGGRVEEKYVEDGAVMKKGQPILKLSNTDLQLNLVNQETSVYNLLTQMQISRNAAQQNTVNKLNQMTDAESQLKEAERVYLLDKHLYDQKAIGSQEYKKAENDYNYYLQKKKLTEQILKQDSVSNQQQLTQAQQSYEGSQNALAVMREKVGDLIVRAPVDGQLTSLDAEVGQNKNKGERLGQLDVVGGYKVRVDVDEHYISRIYAGLKGHFDFAGKTYELIIKKVYTQVVNGRFQVDMIFTGKVPDGIRRGQTLQILLALSDERQSLLLAKGGFYQQTGGNWIFKVSKDGSTAYKVDIQLGNQNPDYYEVLSGLEPGDKVVTSSYENYGTMQELVLKGK